ACTTAAAAAATATAAAGAAGCGCTTAATGATTATAATAAAGCTATCGAAATAAAACCCGATTATGCAAACTCATACTACAACAAAGCTTTTACGGAATATGAAATGAAAGATTTTGTTAATGCAGAAACAGATTACTCTATGTGTATTAAATACAATGAAAAATATTACGATGCTTTCTATAACCGTGGATTAACTCGTTATGAGCTTAAGAAATACGACGAAGCTATCAATGATTATAATGTAGTGCTGAGCCATAATCCTGACGACTATGAAACATACTTAAACCGTGGTTTGTGCAAAGACAAACAAGATAAAATTGGCGAAGCCATTGAAGACTATTCCAAATCTATTGAGATTAACCCTAAATATTCAAAGGCATATTCCAACAGGGCTTATGCAAAATATAAACTCAACCTTTTTGATGAAGCATGCAACGATTGGAAAACCGCCATGGAACTGGGCAGCAAGGTATCGGAAACCAATTTCAATAAGTTTTGTAAATAAAATTACTTTATAAGCCAGAACCTCTCAAAGTTTCAAAAGCATTTAAACATTATTTCTTTAAATTCTGGCGTTCAATAAAACACCATGACAAAATCAAAATTTCGTTTTTGACTCATTTAATCTAAGTAATGGTATAATCTATTTTTACAAAAAATACATCCCCTTGCAAATATTACAAAGAATATTGAAATGTTATAATATCATTGACCATATCTTTACTATATTTGTCATCGGATAGTTAAATTTTTTAATGATGAAAAAGATAATTATATTGTTGAGCCTTGTTATCACACCAGTTGTTTTTACTTCATGTTACAAAGAATGCTATACCTGTAAATTTGGCGATGAGAGAGATATTATTTGTGAGGGTGATTATTTTAACAGGTCAGATTTTTTGGCATACAAAGACTCACTTGAACTCGCCGGGTTTGAGTGTAAATAAGTTATATAAATTATTTTCATACAACAATATCGTATTCTTTTTATAAAAATCATTATAAGTATTTATTAAGCGTTTTAAATAAGCCAATAACGCATTTTTATAAATGCTCATATTCGCCTAATATTAAAAAACAAAATTTTTTTTAAACTATTTTCCAGAATAGCTACTAAACAAAATTTTTGCGGTAGCATTTTTACGTTTATTTACGGATAATTTACGGATATGCGTTAAAAGCCGTAAAAAATATTTACACATAAATAATAGTGGAAATAATATAGTTTTTCATTAGTCATTATTTGGCAATAATGCTAATACGCGTTAACAATTTTAGTATTTTAGGGGTTTATTTCAGTAAAATGTCTCAGGATATTAACCAGAACCCCGAACAAAAAGCCCGCGACAATATTGATAAGCAGTTGATCGCCTGTGGGTGGGTTGTTCAAAACAAGGAACAACTAAACCTTGGTGCGGGTATTGGTGTGGCCGTACGTGAGTATCTTACCGATGTCGGGCCGGCTGATTATGTGCTGTTTGTTGACCGCAAGCCTGTTGGTATCATAGAAGCCAAACGTGATGAAGAAGGAGTGCGGCTTACCACTGTTGAGGACCAGTCAACAGATTATGCTACCAGCAAATTGAAACACCTGAATAACGATCCCCTGCCCTACGTTTACGAAAGCACCGGAGAGTTAACACGCTTTACCGATTATACTGATCCAAAGCCCCGCTCCCGCCCTGTTTTTACATTTTTCAAGCCTGAAACCTTTCGCGAATGGCAACGAAAACCGGAATCTTTGAGGAAAAGGCTGTTTAATCTCCCTGTTTTGCCAACTAATGGATTACGTGACTGCCAGATAAAAGCTATTACCGACCTTGACCAATCATTTAAAGAAAACAGGCCAAAGGCGCTGATTCAGATGGCTACGGGTTCGGGAAAAACCTTTACAGCCATTACATTTATCTACCGCCTGCTGAAATTTTGTGATGCCAAACGGATACTTTTTTTAGTTGACACAAAAAATCTTGGCGAACAAGCCGAACAGGAATTCATGGCTTATGTCCCTTCCGATGACAACAGGAAATTCACAGAATTATATAATGTTCAACGATTACGGTCTTCATATGTAGCAACCGACAGTCAGGTATGCATCAGCACCATACAGCGTTTGTATTCCATTTTAAAAGAGGAAGAACTCGACGAAAGCGCAGAAGAAACCAACCCGGGCGAAATACAATGGGGAAAACGCGAACCTGTTCCAGTGGCATATAATGAAAAAGTCCCCCTCGAATTTTTTGATTTTATCGTGATCGACGAATGTCACCGCAGCATTTACAACTTGTGGAAACAGGTACTCGATTATTTTGATGCATTTCTGATCGGCCTAACGGCAACACCAGATAACCGCACCTTTGGATTTTTCAATCAGAATATCGTAAGCGAATACACTCACGAGCAAGCCGTGGTTGACGGTGTAAATGTGGGTTTTAACGTATATCTTATTGAAACCGCCATCTCAAAAAAAGGTGGCGCTGTATGGAAAGGCGAATATGTTGATCTCCGCGAAAAGCTAACCCGACGTAAACGCTGGGAACAACTGGATGAAGATGTGGTATATTCGGCAAAACAGCTCGACAATGCTGTAGTAAATCCGAATCAGATAAGGGAAATTATCAGGACATTTAAAGAACGTTTGCCTGAAATTTTTCCGTACCGGGATGAAGTCCCAAAAACCCTCATCTTTGCGAAGACCGACAGCCATGCCGATGATATTATTCAAATAGCAAGGGAAGAATTTGCCGAAGAAAACCGTTTCTGCAAAAAGATAACTTATAATTCTGATGACCCCAAATCGGTGCTGGCACAATTCCGCAACGATTACTATCCGCGCATAGCCGTCACCGTTGACATGATCGCTACCGGTACCGATGTAAAACCATTGGAGTGCCTGCTTTTTATGAGGGATGTTAAAAGCCGTAATTATTTTGAACAGATGAAAGGCCGCGGCACACGTGTGATTGATCTGGACGACCTGAAAAAAGTAACGCCATCGGCGCAATACACTAAAGACCATTTTGTAATTGTTGATGCGGTTGGAGTAACTAAATCACTTAAAACGGACAGCCGCCCTCTGGAGAAAAAACCGGGTATTCCGCTGAAAGATCTGCTCATGGCAATAACTGTTGGCGCACGTGATGAAGAATTATTTTCTTCTTTGGCAAACCGGCTGATACGGTTGGACAAACAAATATCCGAAACTGAAAAAACAAAGTTTGCAGAAAAAGCACAAGGTAAATCCATTAGCCAGGTTGCAAAAGAGTTGTTGAATGCCTACAATCCGGACATTTTAGAAGAAATCAGCGATAACATTTTAAAAAATAATCCTGCGGCTACATCTAACGAAATTGAAACCGCCGTCAATAATGCTCAATCCGAAATGATTGAACAAGCCGCCTGCACGTTCCACGGGGAATTGAACACATACATTGAAAATGTCCGCAAGGCACATGAACAGGTGATTGATATTATCAATCCCGACAAGCTTGAGTTTGCGGGTTGGGAAGAGCAATCAGCCGAACATGCAAATAAAATTATCAGCGATTTTAAGTCATACATTGAAGCCAACAAAGAAGAAATAACTGCTCTGCAGATATTTTACGGACAGCCATACCGCCGCCGTGAACTGACCTATAAAATGATTAAAGAACTACTTGAGCAATTAAAGGCAGACAAACCGGCCATGGCGCCAATGAAAGTCTGGCACGCTTACGCCGCCATTGAACAAACAAACGGCTCGCCCAAAAACGATCTGATTGCATTGGTATCGCTGGTGCGCAGGGTTTGCGAACTCGACAGCACGCTGACACCTTATGATAAAACCGTGGATAAGAATTTCCAGGACTGGGTATGGAAAAAACATTCCGGCGCCGGAGAAAAATTTAATGAAGATCAAATGCAATGGCTACGAATGATAAAAGATTATGTGGCTACATCATTTCATATTGCAAAGGATGATTTTGACCTCAGCCCGTTTAATGCCCTGGGCGGACTGGGAAAGATGTGGCAGTTGTTTGGAGATAAGACAGAAGAAATTATTAATGAATTAAATGAAATATTAGCAGCATAGAATCGGGCATTTCGGCTGCGGAGTAACGGGCGTTTCGACTGCGCTCAACGCCCGGAGGGGGAAGAACGGTGGTTGAGCCGTACCATGAGCGAAGTCGAAGGGTACGCCGAAACCACCGCAACTAATAAATAGAAAATGA
The Bacteroidales bacterium genome window above contains:
- a CDS encoding DEAD/DEAH box helicase family protein → MLIRVNNFSILGVYFSKMSQDINQNPEQKARDNIDKQLIACGWVVQNKEQLNLGAGIGVAVREYLTDVGPADYVLFVDRKPVGIIEAKRDEEGVRLTTVEDQSTDYATSKLKHLNNDPLPYVYESTGELTRFTDYTDPKPRSRPVFTFFKPETFREWQRKPESLRKRLFNLPVLPTNGLRDCQIKAITDLDQSFKENRPKALIQMATGSGKTFTAITFIYRLLKFCDAKRILFLVDTKNLGEQAEQEFMAYVPSDDNRKFTELYNVQRLRSSYVATDSQVCISTIQRLYSILKEEELDESAEETNPGEIQWGKREPVPVAYNEKVPLEFFDFIVIDECHRSIYNLWKQVLDYFDAFLIGLTATPDNRTFGFFNQNIVSEYTHEQAVVDGVNVGFNVYLIETAISKKGGAVWKGEYVDLREKLTRRKRWEQLDEDVVYSAKQLDNAVVNPNQIREIIRTFKERLPEIFPYRDEVPKTLIFAKTDSHADDIIQIAREEFAEENRFCKKITYNSDDPKSVLAQFRNDYYPRIAVTVDMIATGTDVKPLECLLFMRDVKSRNYFEQMKGRGTRVIDLDDLKKVTPSAQYTKDHFVIVDAVGVTKSLKTDSRPLEKKPGIPLKDLLMAITVGARDEELFSSLANRLIRLDKQISETEKTKFAEKAQGKSISQVAKELLNAYNPDILEEISDNILKNNPAATSNEIETAVNNAQSEMIEQAACTFHGELNTYIENVRKAHEQVIDIINPDKLEFAGWEEQSAEHANKIISDFKSYIEANKEEITALQIFYGQPYRRRELTYKMIKELLEQLKADKPAMAPMKVWHAYAAIEQTNGSPKNDLIALVSLVRRVCELDSTLTPYDKTVDKNFQDWVWKKHSGAGEKFNEDQMQWLRMIKDYVATSFHIAKDDFDLSPFNALGGLGKMWQLFGDKTEEIINELNEILAA